In Falco cherrug isolate bFalChe1 chromosome 2, bFalChe1.pri, whole genome shotgun sequence, the following are encoded in one genomic region:
- the MID1IP1 gene encoding mid1-interacting protein 1, whose translation MMQICDSYSQKYSLFNAMNRFIGAVNNMDQTVMVPSLLRDVPLLLEELDAAGAVCPQRDAALPPGDPGAYFSRRDMYSHYMLLKSIRNDIEWGVVQPPAGEEAARKKDKLGGGPAEEGEGEEDLEKQFHYHLSGLHSVLSKLTRKANVLTNRYKQEIGFSSWGQ comes from the coding sequence atGATGCAGATCTGCGACTCGTACAGCCAGAAGTACTCCCTCTTCAACGCCATGAACCGCTTCATCGGCGCCGTCAACAACATGGACCAGACGGTGATGGTGCCCAGCCTGCTGCGCGACGTGccgctgctgctggaggagctggacgCGGCGGGCGCCGTCTGCCCGCAGCGGGACGCCGCCCTGCCGCCCGGCGACCCCGGCGCCTACTTCTCCCGTAGGGACATGTACAGCCACTACATGCTGCTCAAGTCCATCCGCAACGACATCGAGTGGGGCGTGGTGCAGCCGCCGGCGGGCGAGGAGGCGGCCCGCAAGAAGGACAAGCTGGGCGGCGGGCCCGCCGAGGAGGGCGAGGGAGAGGAGGACCTGGAGAAGCAGTTCCACTATCACCTCAGCGGACTCCACTCTGTCCTCTCCAAGCTCACCCGCAAGGCCAACGTCCTCACCAACAGATACAAGCAGGAGATCGGCTTCAGCAGCTGGGGGCAGTGA